The bacterium genome includes the window CGTAGCTAGTATATCCATTATTTTGACACGCAAGCAAGTAAGCTCTGCCTTTGCGTTAAATTCTCTTTGTGCTTACAATTATCAAGCAACTTATGGACGAAAAAGAACTCAAAAAGACGCTAAATTTGCCTCAAACGAAGTTCCCCATGAAGGCAAACTTAAGTCAGCGCGAACCGGAGACCATGAAACTCTGGGACTCTCTCGATTTGTATGCAAATTTGAGACGCTCGAAAAAAGGCAAGCCACGGTTCTTACTTCATGACGGCCCTCCGTACGCGAACGGGAAAATCCATCTCGGTCATGTCGTCAACAAAGTTCTGAAGGACCTCATGGTTAAATCCAAATCGATGATGGGATACGATTCGCCTTATGTACCCGGGTGGGATTGTCACGGATTGCCGATTGAGTTGCAGGTGGAAAAGCATACAAGCGCGAAGAAGAAGGATATGGATCCGGTAAATTTCCGCAGAGAATGCAGAAAGTACGCGGAAAAATACCTCGACATCCAGAGGGACCAGTTCAAGCGACTTGGCATTTTTGGCGACTGGGAGAATCCCTACATGACGATGGCGCCCTCGTATCAGGCAACCATTGCAAGAATTTACGGTGAATTTTACCGCAGCGGCCATGTCTATAGAGGATTCAAACCTGTGCACTGGTGCTGGTCCTGCGAAACCGCACTGGCCGATACGGAAGTCGAATATCAGGACCACCGGTCCCCTTCCATATATGTAAAGTTTCCTGTAGAAGCGGATTGGAGCTCCTTGGATCCTGCGCTAAAAGGCAAGAAAATCTTTGTTCTGATCTGGACCACAACCCCCTGGACGCTGCCGGCCAATCTCGCCATCGCGTTCCATCCGGATTTTGATTATGTTGCTTACGAGTTACCGGATGGTGAAACGTACATTTTTGCCGAAAAGTTGCTTGCAAATCTGACGCAGATAGCTCGTTTGCCCGAAGGACGAATCATCGCGAAAATTTCGGGAGGTCGTTTCGAAGGCCGCAAAGCCCGGCATCCTTTTCTGGATCGCGACTCGATTCTCATTGTTGCCGATCACGTGACTATGGATCAGGGCACAGGAACGGTGCATACCGCTCCCGGTCATGGCGCGGATGATTACTATAGCGGCGTCAAATATGGACTCGAAATCCTGAATCCTGTAGATGACAAGGGACGGTTTTATCCGGATGTAAAATTTTTTGGCGGTCAATTCGTCTTCGACGCTAACCCGAAAATTGTGCAGCATTTGAAAGAGAACGGAATGCTGCTCTATTCGGAAAAATATGATCACAGCTATCCGCATTGCCCGCGTTGTCATAATCCGATTCTCTTTCGCGCGACAGAACAGTGGTTCGTCTCGATGAAAGGGTTAAAAGACAAAGCTCTGGAAGAGATCAAGAAAGTAAAGTGGGAACCGGCGTGGGGTGAAGAACGGATGTACAACATGATCGATACACGTCCCGATTGGACAATCTCCAGACAGCGAGTTTGGGGTGTACCGATTACCGCCTTTTATTGCGGCGAATGCAAAGAGCTCTTACAGGATCCGCGAATCTTCGATTTTGTCGCGGATATCTATGAGAAGGAGGGAGCAGACGCATGGTATATCCGCGATGCGAAGGATCTGCTTCCTCCCGATGTAGAATGCCAGAACTGCGGTCACACAACTTTCCAAAAAGGTTTTGACATTCTGGATGTCTGGTTTGATTCAGGATGCAGTCATGAGGCGGTGATGTCCGTGAGAAAGGATCTCTGGTGGCCGTCGGATGTCTATCTGGAAGGAAACGATCAATATCGTGGCTGGTTTAACAGCTCGTTGATGACTGCGATCAAGACTCGAGGCCGGTCGCCCTACCAGATCTGCGTTACTCACGGCATGGTGGTTGACGCGAAAGGGCACAAGATGTCGAAGAGTCTTGGAAACTACATCGATCCAGAAGAAATCGTCAAGAAGAGCGGATCGGAAATTCTGCGCGCGTGGGTTTCCATGGTGGATTACCATGAAGAAATCAGCATCGGGCACGAAACGCTGGAACGGGTAGCGGAAGCTTATCGCAAGATTCGAAACACATTCCGTTATCTGCTCTCCAATCTTTACGACTTTCAGCCGGACTATCAGGAAGTTGAGGAACAGAATTTGGAGCCGCTGGATCGCTGGGCTTTGCAATGTTTGTCCGAGTTAACAGAAAAAGTGTTGAAAGCTTATGAGCGTTTTGAATATCACATTGTTTATCACTCACTTTACAGATTCTGTGTGGTGGACATGAGCGCTTTTTATCTGGATATCAACAAAGACCGTTTGTATGTTTCGCTTGCGTCCAGCACCAAGCGCCGGGCCGCGCAAACAACGATGTTTAAAATCCTGAACCAGCTCGTTCGGTTGACCGCGCCGATCCTCTCTTTCACTAGCGAAGAAGTCTGGCAGGAGATGCCCGCTTTTAAAGATAAGGCTAAAACGGTCCATCTTACCGAATTCGAAACCACAGTAAGGGACTGGCTTACTGAAGAAGAAAAAAAAGAATGGGAAAAACTGGCCGAATACCGCGATGCTGTCTTAAAATTACTGGAAGAGGCCAGACAAAGGAAAGAAATCGGATCTTCACTGGAAGCGGAGGTGATCTGTCAATTCGCAGAAGAGGAAAAACCGATTGTGGAAAAATACGAAAATTTTCTAGCGGAGCTCTTTATCGTTTCGCGCGTACGCGTAAATTTCGGTACAGAAACGCGTTTTGAAGTGCGGAGGAGTGAAGGAGAAAAGTGCCAGAGATGCTGGCAAATTAAAATGGATGTCGGCGCCAATCCCGCTTATCCGAATGTTTGTGGTCGATGCGCTGAAGTTCTCGACCAATTACAGGTAGGCCACGCATGAGTTCCTGGAGAGATCGAGTCAATTACCTGCTTGCATCTATCATTGTGTTCTTGCTGGATCAAACGACGAAGAAGATCGTGACTCAGGGAATGATGCAACATGAGTCCATCACCGTGATTCCCGATTTTCTGAACATCACGTACATCCACAACAGAGGCGCTGTTTTTGGATTGGGTTCCTCTGTTACAAGTCCTTACCTTTCGTGGGGACTCTCCATTCTTTCCGTCGTATCGCTGGCTGTAATTCTGGTGTACTTCCTGCGTTTGAATGTCAGGAATCCCAGGATGTTCTTCGGTCTGGCCCTGGTTCTGGGAGGCGCTCTTGGAAATCTTTACGACCGTTTACTTTATGGATATGTAATCGATTTCATCGATTTGCACTGGTTTGAACACCACTGGCCATTCTTCAATATCGCAGACATGTCCATCTGTATAGGCGTCGGCCTCCTGCTGATTTCAATGTCCACGAAGGCCGAGGAAAGCCCGGCACCCAACATAATCGAGCCGGGCTCGTAAGTGGTGCGGGAGACTGTCCAAAAAGTCAGTTGGAGCGCGGACTTCCAGTCCGCAAAAGCATTGTAGCTCGACGAGTTCATTGCGGGCAGGGATGCCCGCGCTCCCACTAACTCGCGGCAATTCTTGACTTTTTGGACAGTCTCGCGGGCGGGTCGCCCGCAAACTATTTCAGAATTTTATCCAGCTTGTGCTTCTCGTCTTCCAGATACTTCTTTCCGGCATCTAACACTTCGAGGATTTCATTTCGCGCCCGGTCGGTGAGCTTCTTTCCTTTTTCCAGGCCTGTCCCGCCGTACTCCAGAGCATCGCGAACAACGCAATCCAACGATTCGGCGATATCGCCCACAAATAACTGGGCGCGGCTGCCGGCTTTCTTGCTATATTTTGCAATCTGTCGACGTGTTTTTTCTCCCGTTTGAGGAGCAAATAGTAATGCAACGCCGGCGCCTATCATGCTGCCGAGAACAACATACCAGTATTTTTCAATTCGATTGCTCATGAAATTATTACCTCCGAGAATCAATATTGGTGTGGTTCCCTGAACTTTGCAAGCGGGCAGGCTGGCGGTCCTTAATGCAGGCTGGAAGCCTGCGCGCCGGCTAAAAGCCGGCGAACATTAATGCCGGCAGAATGCCGGCGCTCATTTTTGCTGCCGATAGATGAGCGCCAGCCTCCAGGCTGGCATTAATAACCGCCGGCATTCTGCCGGCGTGGTTTTGTTTAAAAAATCATTCTCCTCGTGATTACAGAAGCAAATGTAGAAACTCTAATGCAGGCTGGAAGCCTGCGCTCCGTATGCTAGAATAAAGACACTTTTGAGTGGAGGAGCTATGCGAAAAACGATTCCTTTCCTGCTCTTGGTTTTCTGTTTCAGCCTTGCGAGTGCAGGTGCTTATACGGTTGTATTAAAGAATGGAAAGATGATGACGGGGACGCTGGTCTCCGAAACGGATCAGATGATTCTTTTTAAAGATGATTCGGGCGTTCAATATTCCTTGAAGAAGGCGAATTTAGATCTGGGTAAAATGACGGAAGCTAACGCCCCAAAAGTAGAGGCTCCGCCACCCGCTCCAGCGCCGCCGGCTGCAGATACGGAGACGAAGAAAAAAGCACGAGTCTATACAAAAGAGGATGTTGATAATCTACGGACGAAATATCCTGAACTGTCCATCGGTGAACCTATTGAAAATCCGGAAGACTTCGACAGAGGCGTGTTGAAACCGGAAGCATATTCAAAGAGAATCAATGAAAGCGCAGGCAGAATCAGCAGGAATCTCCCGGGACTGACAAAGCTTCGTGATGCGACGGCAACTGCCTGGGAAGTCGCAGCAAGCACAGGAAAGGACCCCGCCGAAGCGGTCAAGGCCGCTTTATCCACAGAAGAAGCAACTCTTGTCTTGAAACAAGCTTCGGATGACCTGATCAGCATGGCGCGCTGGCAGGAAACGATGGCCAATGCCCCCGATAAGTACAAAGATGGTTACAACCTGTTTGTGCAAACCATGACCGATCTTTCGGACTTCCACCGGGGAGTGCGAGAATGGAATTCCTTTGAAAATGTGAACATTTTCCGTTCCCGCCTGGGCGAGTTGGAAACCCGAATCAGCGTAAATTCACATCGTTTGCAGACCTGGAAACCCGAAGTTGCCGCGCCTGCGAAACCGGAAACTCCAAAAACGCCTGAGCCGGAAGAAACGGAAGAGGAACCACCAGCAGAATAGAAAAGTGATTGCATATTGCATATTGTAGATTGAATAAGGTGACGTGCTATGAGCGAGAAGAATTCCTTAACCATCATTGACAATCGAACAGGCAAGAGTTACGAAGTTCCCATTCAAAATGGAGCAATCAAGGCCATTGATTTGCGACAGATAAAGGCGAGTGACGACGATTCCGGTTTGATGACCTATGATCCCGGTTTCCTCAACACTGCCTCCTGCCAGAGCCGGATCACGTACATTGATGGAGACAAAGGAATCCTTAACTATCGTGGATATCCGATTGAACAACTCGCTGAAAAAAGCACATTTCTCGAAACCGCTTACCTGGTCCTTTTTGGCGAACTCCCCAACAAAGAACAGCTGCAGGAATGGAAGTACCACATCACGCACCACACAATCGTTCACAGAAACATTGAAAAGTTTATTGATGGATTTCACTATGACGCTCATCCGATGGGAATGCTGGTCAGCACGGTTGCAGCAATGAGCACTTTTTATCCTGATGCCCAGAACATCATGGATCCTGAATCGCAAAAACTTCAAATCTATCGTCTGATTGCGAAGATGCCGACTCTTGCTGCTTTCGCGTACCGTCACAGCATCGGAATGCCCTTTGCGTATCCTGACAACGATCTGGAATATACCGGGAATTTCCTGAACATGCTGTTTAAGAAAACGGAATTGAAATACAAACCGGATCCAGTGCTGGAACGCGCCCTCGATGTGTTGTTCATCCTGCATGCGGATCATGAACAGAATTGCAGCACAAATGCAATGCGCAGCATCGGTTCTTCTCATGTCGATGCCTACTCGGCAACCGCAGGCGCGGCGGCTGCGCTCTACGGGCCTCTTCACGGTGGCGCGAACGAGATGGTGCTGCGGCAACTGGCGGAAATCGGCACCAAAGAACGCATTCCCGACATCATCAAACGCGTTCGTGCCGGCGAGGTCCGTCTCATGGGATTCGGGCACCGCGTGTACAAGAACTATGATCCGCGCGCGCGAATCATTAAAAATCTTGCGTATGAGGTTTTTGACGTAACGGGAAAGAACCCAATGATTGATATCGCTCTGGAACTGGAAAGAATCGCGTTGGAAGAAGAGTATTTTATTAAGAAAAAACTTTACCCGAATGTTGATTTTTATTCAGGTTTAATCTATCAAGCCATGGGATTTCCGATTACGATCTTCCCTGTTCTTTTCGCAATTGCCAGAACGTCCGGATGGGTCGCTCAATGGATGGAAATGCTTTCTGATCCTGACCAGAAAATCGCGCGGCCCCGCCAGATCTATCTTGGTCATGGCCACCGCGACTATATCCCCCTCGAAAAAAGATAATAACCAAAAATCCCAAATTACAAATTACAAATAAATTCCAGGCTCCAAGGTTCAATTTTTCAAACCGTTGCTGGGACCCCTTGTTTGAAAATTGACCTTTGACATTTGTAAATTGTTTGGATTTTGTGGTTTGTAATTTGAAAATTCTACAAAGTAGCGGTACGGGGATTCGAACCCCGGTTTGATGGCTGAGAACCACCCGTCCTGGTCCCCTAGACGATACCGCCATTCAGGATTGCAGATTTCAAATTGTAGATTTCAGATTGTAGAAAAGCAACCCCTGAAGCCCCTTGAACCTTTTGAGCACCTTGAGCTAGAATGCTTTGTCTTTTATTTTGACAACAGGAGGAAAAGTTGAACAAGACAGATCTAGTGAATGCGGTTGCAAAGGGCGCTAAGCTGAGCAAGAAGCAGGCTGCGAGCGCGCTGGATGCAGCCATTAACGCTATCAGTGACTCCATGCGTAAAGGCCAGAAAGTCGCTTTAATCGGGTTTGGCACATTTTCTACTGCAATGCGAAAGGCTCGTACGGGGATCAATCCCCAAACCAGAAAAGCAATTAAAATTGCTGCCAAACGCATTCCAAAATTCAAACCCGGAAAAGAACTTAAGAAAATTGTTTCTAAATTGAAGTAGATTCTGGTCCAATGGATTCTAAGTTTTTATCTGCCGGGAGCGCCATCATCTCCCGGCAGATATTCTTCACTCTTCTGATTTTCTCATTCCTTTTTGGCTGCAGCCAGGAAAAACAAAAAGATCCTCAGATGGAACAGCTTCAAAAAGACGTCAAGAAGTTGTCCGATGAAAACCAGAGACTTTTGAAAGAGCTTCAAAACCTCCGGGAAGAATTGAAACCACAATCCCAACCGGTTGTTCCGGAAACAAAACCAGCTCCCCGCACAGAAATGACTTTGGAGCAAATGAAAGCGGAAGTGGAACCTGTTTTAAAAGAAGCAATCGGCCGGATTAAGAAAACTGCCGAAACGCCAAAAAAAGAGAAGCAGTATGGAATGAGAATTGAATACGATCTTGCTAATGCAGTTTACGGTCTTCAGAATAATGAAGGATATCCGCCTTCCGCTAAAGTAATCGTCAAGTACGAAAAATTTCTGGAATCAGATAAGGATTCGCGTTCTTATGGCAGTGGCAGTTCAACATTCGTTTTTGCGTATCACAACAGACAGTGGATTCTCCAAAGTTACGAGTAGTTTATAAACGAGCGAAAGGTAAACGACTCACCTGCAACTTTCAAAACGTCCCCGTCCGATAGATAGCCCGCTACCTGTTCCTCACCATTGATCAGCACTTCCCTGCCGCCGGATAATGTCTGAAACGCAAACCGCTTACGATGATAGAAAATGCACACTTCGTAATCCTGTGAAGCGCTCGAAACTACAAGATTACTATCCGGCTTTTTTCCGATATAAAAATGAGAACCGGTCTGCACTGGATGCTTTTCTCCGCCGCTGGTTTCCAGAAAAGCCTGATCTGTTTCAGGAGGCAAAACATGCGCCGTTCGGAGTTTCCTTCCTTTGCGAGCGATCAGAAGGAAGGTCAGAATTCCAGCAATAAAAATAAGAGTACCAATCAACAATAAATTCATGTAAAAACCGCGATCCGTTATTGCAATCGAATCCTCAGGTGTTACACTATAATCTACTTTTCGAGGAGTTCAGGACTCTCAACTTGAGAGGCTGCTAATGAAAACAAATCAAACAGTAATTTCACAGGGAGGTGAAATTTGAAAAAAATTGGACTGGCCTTGATTTTATGTCTGGCCATTTCCATGCCGGCTCTCGCGGGCGGCGTCGGGAATCTGTGCGATAGCAAGTTCCTCTTTAAGATGAACATCATCGGTGTGGAAAAGGGCAAGAATCCGCCGATGAATAACACCAGCAGAAAAACGATTTTTGTTCGACTCGGTAGTAACGGCTCACCGTCCAAGTCAACGATTTGGCTGACACAGGGACCTTTCTCCGTTTGCGATGGTAATTCCTGGGACCAGGCATACGACTGCAACGGAGACGCAATCAGCAACTTCACCGGATCTACATTCCAACTGCCCTGCAATTTGAATATTCCGGCTGACTTTGCATGCGATGGTGGCGAAACGGCGTGCTACGACATCTACTTCCGTGCGCTGGGAACTCCCGGCGGTGGTGTAACCATTACCACGTGCGGCATCCTGTCTGACGGAACCAAGGTTTGCTCCAGTGAAAATACAGGATTGATTAGCCGCGGTTACGGGACGCCAAAGTTCACGAAAGTGACAAATGAGCTGAGCTCATTGGTGGGATGTGTTGACGTCGGTGGAAATCTGCAGTGCGGACGTTATGCGTTGTTCAGAAATGAATTTCAATACTTCCTGTGGGAGTATGACAATCAAGGCCTACGAAACGGTATGGTCATTTTCTGCGGCGCAGAGTGCGATTGATTCACAAACCGCAAGTTTAGTAGTTAGAGACCGAAGCAATTCGGTCTCTAACTGTCTTTTGGAGTATTCATTTTCCATGCAAATTCGATTCAGCGTTATTTTTCTGTTCATTGCTCTGGTTGGCATTTCCATTGCTGAAACTCAAGGAGCGCCTCGTGCTGTGTTTGGCGAGAAAACATACACTTTTGGGCAGGTCAAACAGGGTGAAATCGTTGTCCATAAATTTCAGGTAAAGAATGAAGGGACTGCTCCTTTGATTCTCGACAAAGTTGAATTTAATCTTCCCGGTCTCACATCCAGGTTCAAACCCGAGATCCCTCCGGGCGCAGAGGGATCCATCCAAATCGAGCTGAACACGACTTACTTTACTGGAGAGATGGACATGGAAGCAGAACTGCATTCGAACGATCCTGTTCAACCGAAATTCACGTTCACGCTTAGCGGTGTCATCGAACCTGTAATTGAAGTAAGCCCCCTTCCTGGAGCGTACATTAGCTTGTATGCAGATGAAAACAAGGACCAAACACTACGTGTAATCAATCATGAAGAACAACCGCTGAAGATTACAAACGTGGAACTCCACGGCACACATTTTAAGGCCAACCTGAAAGAAGTCCAGACTGGTAAAATCTTTGAACTCACCATTACAGTTCCAGCCGGTACGGCTCCCGGACGTTACGAAGAATCACTATTGTTGCACACGAATCACCCCAAGTTTTCGGCTGTTCCAGTTGGCGTGAACCTGTTTGTCATGCGTGATCTTTTTGCGAACCCGGAAAGCGTAGATTTTACTGGAATTGATCTGTCGCTCCTGAATACAAATCCGGACCTGATCGAGAATTTATATGAGACTGTCAGGTTGAGAAAACGTGAGGGGGACTTTGAAATCAAGAGCATTCAAACAGACGTCCCGTTTTTGAAGATTACGCAGTCTCCTGCATCCGGCCGAAGTTCCATGTTTGAACTCAATATTGCTGTCGTGAAGGAAAAATTGGCTGCAGGAAAAATTTCGGGAAGTGTCCGGGTCGCGACCGATGACAAGAAATTCCCGGAAATTGTGATTCCAGTCGAAGCAGAAATCAAATAGTCGTTACGCAGCTTCTGCCTGTTTCTTAATCTTCCTTAGAATTTCGCGCCGGATCATTCCACTGAACGGTTTGATCAATCGCCAGTAGGTTCCAAACTTATCTTTCGCAGAACCGTAACTGACTACGCGTGTTTCCGTGCTCAAAAGAGAACTACCGTTCTTCTGAGACACGATGCGGAGATTCAAAGCTGCTTTGGAAAATCCGCGTCTTTGGAAGCTCATGAATTCATCCAGGCTGTTGATCTCAATCGTTGTTGCGGCAGGTTTCCAGAATTGTCCGATGATTCCGATCACAATCTCGCGACCTTGTGACTGTTTTAATTTATAGAATGAGTAATCAGCACATCCGTCGTTCCGGAAGATCCGGGGAATGCGGCGCAAGAGCATCAAGAGACGGGTCAGAGTTCCGGTTGGAATTCCACTTTGCAGAATGTTGAAGATTTGCTCCGGTGATGCTTGAATCCGGATCGTGTATTTTGCAGCCACATCAAAATCCGGAAGGATTTCATCCAATAGAGTGATTTCTGCGCTGGTCATGATCAGTTTCTCGATCTATTATAAGTTGATTGGCTTTGAAGGAGCGACGATGTTTGACCCGCAAGACGAAATTGAAATCAAGAAACGTTTGTCGGAGATGGCTCACGATGTTCGCGTTATCCTCTTTACGCAAACCTTAAACTGCGAGACCTGTCCCGATACAGAACGGCTGCTCAAGGCCGTCGCAGCGCTGTCCGACCGAATCAAGCTGGAAGTTCTGAATCCATTGATCGATCGCGCTCAAGCGGAGCAATACAATGTCAGTCGAGTGCCCGCAATCATTATTGAGGGGGATCGCGATTATGGAATCCGGTATTTTGGAATTCCAGGCGGTTATGAATTTGCAAGTTTGCTGGAGGGTCTTGTTGCCGCAGGGAAACGGCAATCAGGACTCAGCGATTCTTCTAAAGAGTTGATTGGAAAACTTACGGAGCCTTTGAATCTGAAAGTCTTTGTTACACCTGGGTGACCGCACTGCCCGGCAGCCGTGGTGCTGGCGCATCGAATGGCAATGGAAAGCGATAAGATTACGGCGGAAGCGATCGAGGCGACAGAATTTCCGGATCTGGCGCAGCGTTATCGCGTGATGGCCGTGCCGCGAACCGTCATCAACGATCAGGCTGTCATTGAAGGCGCAATGCCGGAGTCCATGTTCGTACGCCGCATCATCGAATCAGTCTTACCACCACAAGAAGGAGCTCTTTAACGCAGAGACGCGGAGACGCAGAGCTATTAAAAAGATTCTTTTGTTTTTTCTCTGCGACTCTGCGTTGAAAAAATACGCCTTTGGGCTAGAATCATCACCGATGGCGGCGGAATTAAAGCGAGAACTCGGTTTCTGGGATCTGGTATTTTTCCACCTCACCGCGATCGTTGGACTGCGCTGGATCAGCATCGCAGCAGGAAATGGTTATTCCTCTATCCCACTGTGGTTTGCCGCGTTCCTCTGCTTTTTTTTGCCGCAGG containing:
- the ileS gene encoding isoleucine--tRNA ligase — translated: MDEKELKKTLNLPQTKFPMKANLSQREPETMKLWDSLDLYANLRRSKKGKPRFLLHDGPPYANGKIHLGHVVNKVLKDLMVKSKSMMGYDSPYVPGWDCHGLPIELQVEKHTSAKKKDMDPVNFRRECRKYAEKYLDIQRDQFKRLGIFGDWENPYMTMAPSYQATIARIYGEFYRSGHVYRGFKPVHWCWSCETALADTEVEYQDHRSPSIYVKFPVEADWSSLDPALKGKKIFVLIWTTTPWTLPANLAIAFHPDFDYVAYELPDGETYIFAEKLLANLTQIARLPEGRIIAKISGGRFEGRKARHPFLDRDSILIVADHVTMDQGTGTVHTAPGHGADDYYSGVKYGLEILNPVDDKGRFYPDVKFFGGQFVFDANPKIVQHLKENGMLLYSEKYDHSYPHCPRCHNPILFRATEQWFVSMKGLKDKALEEIKKVKWEPAWGEERMYNMIDTRPDWTISRQRVWGVPITAFYCGECKELLQDPRIFDFVADIYEKEGADAWYIRDAKDLLPPDVECQNCGHTTFQKGFDILDVWFDSGCSHEAVMSVRKDLWWPSDVYLEGNDQYRGWFNSSLMTAIKTRGRSPYQICVTHGMVVDAKGHKMSKSLGNYIDPEEIVKKSGSEILRAWVSMVDYHEEISIGHETLERVAEAYRKIRNTFRYLLSNLYDFQPDYQEVEEQNLEPLDRWALQCLSELTEKVLKAYERFEYHIVYHSLYRFCVVDMSAFYLDINKDRLYVSLASSTKRRAAQTTMFKILNQLVRLTAPILSFTSEEVWQEMPAFKDKAKTVHLTEFETTVRDWLTEEEKKEWEKLAEYRDAVLKLLEEARQRKEIGSSLEAEVICQFAEEEKPIVEKYENFLAELFIVSRVRVNFGTETRFEVRRSEGEKCQRCWQIKMDVGANPAYPNVCGRCAEVLDQLQVGHA
- the lspA gene encoding signal peptidase II, with product MSSWRDRVNYLLASIIVFLLDQTTKKIVTQGMMQHESITVIPDFLNITYIHNRGAVFGLGSSVTSPYLSWGLSILSVVSLAVILVYFLRLNVRNPRMFFGLALVLGGALGNLYDRLLYGYVIDFIDLHWFEHHWPFFNIADMSICIGVGLLLISMSTKAEESPAPNIIEPGS
- a CDS encoding YtxH domain-containing protein, with translation MSNRIEKYWYVVLGSMIGAGVALLFAPQTGEKTRRQIAKYSKKAGSRAQLFVGDIAESLDCVVRDALEYGGTGLEKGKKLTDRARNEILEVLDAGKKYLEDEKHKLDKILK
- a CDS encoding citrate synthase — its product is MSEKNSLTIIDNRTGKSYEVPIQNGAIKAIDLRQIKASDDDSGLMTYDPGFLNTASCQSRITYIDGDKGILNYRGYPIEQLAEKSTFLETAYLVLFGELPNKEQLQEWKYHITHHTIVHRNIEKFIDGFHYDAHPMGMLVSTVAAMSTFYPDAQNIMDPESQKLQIYRLIAKMPTLAAFAYRHSIGMPFAYPDNDLEYTGNFLNMLFKKTELKYKPDPVLERALDVLFILHADHEQNCSTNAMRSIGSSHVDAYSATAGAAAALYGPLHGGANEMVLRQLAEIGTKERIPDIIKRVRAGEVRLMGFGHRVYKNYDPRARIIKNLAYEVFDVTGKNPMIDIALELERIALEEEYFIKKKLYPNVDFYSGLIYQAMGFPITIFPVLFAIARTSGWVAQWMEMLSDPDQKIARPRQIYLGHGHRDYIPLEKR
- a CDS encoding HU family DNA-binding protein, which produces MNKTDLVNAVAKGAKLSKKQAASALDAAINAISDSMRKGQKVALIGFGTFSTAMRKARTGINPQTRKAIKIAAKRIPKFKPGKELKKIVSKLK
- a CDS encoding DUF1573 domain-containing protein encodes the protein MQIRFSVIFLFIALVGISIAETQGAPRAVFGEKTYTFGQVKQGEIVVHKFQVKNEGTAPLILDKVEFNLPGLTSRFKPEIPPGAEGSIQIELNTTYFTGEMDMEAELHSNDPVQPKFTFTLSGVIEPVIEVSPLPGAYISLYADENKDQTLRVINHEEQPLKITNVELHGTHFKANLKEVQTGKIFELTITVPAGTAPGRYEESLLLHTNHPKFSAVPVGVNLFVMRDLFANPESVDFTGIDLSLLNTNPDLIENLYETVRLRKREGDFEIKSIQTDVPFLKITQSPASGRSSMFELNIAVVKEKLAAGKISGSVRVATDDKKFPEIVIPVEAEIK
- a CDS encoding thioredoxin family protein — translated: MISFSIYYKLIGFEGATMFDPQDEIEIKKRLSEMAHDVRVILFTQTLNCETCPDTERLLKAVAALSDRIKLEVLNPLIDRAQAEQYNVSRVPAIIIEGDRDYGIRYFGIPGGYEFASLLEGLVAAGKRQSGLSDSSKELIGKLTEPLNLKVFVTPG
- a CDS encoding thioredoxin family protein; this encodes MAMESDKITAEAIEATEFPDLAQRYRVMAVPRTVINDQAVIEGAMPESMFVRRIIESVLPPQEGAL